A genomic region of Bactrocera dorsalis isolate Fly_Bdor chromosome 3, ASM2337382v1, whole genome shotgun sequence contains the following coding sequences:
- the LOC105231946 gene encoding aarF domain-containing kinase 1: MFRRVLSYSIIGAGVVSTGLSLHTNDYDVNSLGIVRLSRSAITVFDVALTYKRELYYREWDKTTPEYKAEKSRVHKIAAEKLLDLICVNKGVYIKTGQHIGALEYLLPKEFVQTMKVLHSNAPQNPVEDLYKVIRQDLKRNPEDIFATFEPTPLGTASLAQVHKATLKTGEVVAVKVQHPYVKGNSRVDMKTMEVLVKLMALVFPDFKVQWLVDESKKNLPIELDFLNEGKNAEKVAKQFQKYSWLRVPKIYWELSSPRILVMEYLEGGQVNDLDYIKKHKIDPFTVSNKIGQLYSEMIFTTGFVHSDPHPGNILVHKSPKGQVEIVLLDHGLYANLTDRFRYEYSKLWLSILNVDRKAMRVHSQNLGIKGDLYGLFACMVTGRPWETLIQGINKVKYSKEEKATLQNNTSLVLPHISDVLEQVDRQMLLILKTNDLIRGIEATLRTQNRMTAFWVMSKCCVHSTFNEQRSLNTARWTALRLAVREKWEIFKLNIYYVYLGVVNFGFLAALKQIL; the protein is encoded by the exons ATGTTTCGACGTGTCCTTTCGTACAGCATAATTGGCGCCGGCGTCGTCAGCACCGGTCTCAGCCTACACACCAACGACTATGATGTCAATTCGTTGGGTATTGTGCGTCTCAGCCGTTCGGCAATCACCGTTTTCGATGTGGCGCTCACATACAAACGTGAACTCTACTATCGGGAGTGGGACAAAACTACGCCCGAGTACAAAGCGGAAAAGAGTCGTGTACATAAGATAGCCGCAGAAAAGCTGCTCGATCTCATCTGCGTCAATAAGGGAGTTTACATAAAGACCGGTCAACATATTGGTGCACTAGAGTACTTATTACCCAAAGAATTCGTGCAAACCATGAAGGTACTACACTCGAATGCGCCACAAAATCCCGTCGAAGATCTGTATAAGGTCATACGGCAGGATTTGAAGCGTAACCCTGAGGACATTTTTGCAACATTCGAGCCGACACCGCTTGGCACCGCCTCACTAGCGCAGGTTCACAAAGCGACTTTAAAGACGGGCGAGGTGGTCGCTGTCAAAGTACAACATCCCTATGTGAAGGGTAACTCACGTGTCGACATGAAAACAATGGAGGTTTTAGTGAAACTTATGGCGCTGGTTTTCCCTGACTTCAAAGTGCAATGGTTGGTCGATGAGTCCAAAAAGAATCTGCCTATTGAATTGGATTTTCTAAATGAGGgcaaaaatgctgaaaaagtTGCCAAACAATTCCAGAAATATTCATGGTTGCGCGTACCGAAAATTTACTGGGAACTTAGCTCACCGCGTATACTAGTCATGGAGTATCTCGAAGGCGGACAAGTTAATGATCTCGATTATattaaaaagcataaaatcGATCCATTCACTGTGTCCAATAAAATCGGCCAACTTTATTCGGAGATGATATTCACCACAGGTTTCGTACACAGTGATCCACATCCAGGCAATATACTGGTGCATAAAAGTCCAAAGGGACAAGTAGAAATCGTATTATTAGATCATGGGCTCTATGCGAATTTAACGGACAGATTCCGTTATGAGTACTCCAAACTGTGGCTTAGCATTCTGAATGTGGATCGCAAGGCTATGCGTGTGCATAGTCAGAACTTGGGCATCAAAGGTGACTTGTATGGATTGTTTGCGTGCATGGTAACGGGTCGTCCTTGGGAGACGCTTATTCAGGGCATCAACAAAGTCAAATACTCCAAAGAAGAG AAAGCTACGCTACAAAACAATACCTCACTCGTATTACCGCATATTTCCGATGTGCTGGAGCAAGTCGATCGTCAGATGTTGCTCATACTGAAAACCAACGACCTGATACGCGGCATTGAGGCTACGCTGCGCACCCAAAACCGCATGACCGCCTTCTGGGTAATGTCCAAATGCTGTGTACATTCGACGTTCAACGAGCAGCGGTCGCTTAACACAGCGCGCTGGACCGCTCTGCGGTTGGCGGTGCGTGAGAAATGGGAGATATTCAAATTAAACATCTACTATGTGTACTTGGGTGTCGTGAATTTTGGTTTCTTGGCGGCGTTAAAACAGATTTTATAG
- the LOC125777815 gene encoding tigger transposable element-derived protein 6-like: MLMMKANEFGEAVGANFKCSSGWLDRFKKRHNICFGKICGESASVDQSVTNDWQLQTWPTIYKIKGEACSGGKMFKERINSMICANASGTVKRKLLVIGKYNSPRCFKNVKTLPVDYCANNKSWMSSQNFTDYLKKWDCELIKAKTKILLLVDNCPAHPQVHLHNIKLHFLPPNTTSVLQPMDQGVINSLKQSYRKQLLMKIMDLPEDANPTKAVSLLDAVNMLSVAWESVSKETIRNCFRHAGLVKDIPDGLDFDPEDDEPLNKIIEINNVVVLSKFDEYSRIDENIIATEEHSDTDLIQDFLHELLEEDSGDEDLAQPETIIKIEDAMNYSRKLKLYFQQKENSSDAINLLNKLEIKLQKDFANKAFTQKKITDFFQKA, from the exons ATGCTAATGATGAAAGCCAATGAATTCGGAGAAGCTGTCGGTGCTAATTTTAAGTGCAGTTCCGGATGGCTAGACAGATTTAAAAAGAGGCATAATATTTGCTTCGGCAAAATTTGTGGTGAATCGGCTTCTGTGGACCAAAGTGTTACAAATGACTGGCAATTACAAACCTGGCCTACAATATATAAGATCAAAGGTGAAGCATGCAGTGgtggaaaaatgtttaaagaaagAATAAATTCCATGATTTGTGCTAATGCATCGGGCACGGTAAAACGGAAATTATTGGTTattg GAAAATATAACAGCCCTAGATgctttaaaaacgttaaaacgTTGCCGGTAGATTATTGTGCTAACAACAAATCCTGGATGTCTTCTCAGAATTTTACTGACTATTTAAAGAAATGGGATTGTGAACTTATAAAAGCCAAGACTAAAATTTTGCTATTAGTAGATAATTGCCCTGCTCATCCTCAAGTTCATCTTCACAACATTAAACTACATTTTCTTCCGCCTAATACTACATCGGTTCTTCAGCCTATGGATCAAGGCGTCATTAATAGCTTGAAACAATCTTATAGAAAGCAGCTTCTGATGAAAATTATGGACCTTCCTGAAGATGCAAACCCGACAAAAGCTGTGAGTCTTTTAGATGCTGTCAATATGTTAAGTGTTGCATGGGAAAGTGTCTCTAAGGAAACCATAAGAAACTGTTTTCGACATGCTGGTCTGGTAAAAGACATTCCTGATGGATTAGATTTCGACCCGGAGGACGATGAacctttaaacaaaattatcgaaATTAATAACGTAGTGGTTTTAAGCAAGTTTGATGAATATTCAAGGATTGACGAGAATATTATAGCCACAGAAGAACACTCAGACACTGACTTAATTCAAGACTTTCTGCATGAGTTGCTTGAAGAAGACTCCGGTGATGAAGATTTAGCACAGCccgaaactataataaaaatagaagacGCTATGAATTATTCTAGGAAACTGAAgctatattttcaacaaaaagagAATAGTTCAGATGCAATCAATTTGCTCAATAAACTCGAAATCAAACTACAAAAAGATTTTGCCAATAAGGCATTCACCCAAAAGAAAATCACTGACTTTTTTCAAAAGgcttaa
- the LOC105231936 gene encoding uncharacterized protein LOC105231936 isoform X3 — MEELWHKACNHFAVPEDVAKSWYTRIYQRLNESHSKRYYHNWNEMMQHKREHLLHCKPALVLAAFFQYYSYDGIQPCAKENCAAFEEFCCDASLDDQESKNSILKLLGDKSVENELETTFEDDANFLQDLDLVILAASSENYKRYCQLLRKEYEHMSDVDYKNMRLKVLQTLLSIPNIFSTTEFQTRYEAAARANMKDEISTLKICT; from the exons ATGGAAGAATTGTGGCATAAAGCGTGCAATCACTTCGCTGTCCCTGAGGATGTCGCCAAAAGCTGGTACACCCGCATATATCAGCGACTTAATGAAAGCCATTCTAAGCGTTACTATCATAATTGGAATGAAATGATGCAGCATAAACGCGAACACTTGCTGCATTGTAAGCCTGCTTTGGTTTTGGCCGCATTTTTCCAATACTACTCATATGATGGCATTCAACCTTGTGCTAAAGAAAATTGTGCAGCATTTGAAGAATTTTGTTGCGATGCATCGTTGGATGAT cAAGAGTCCAAAAACtcaatattaaaacttttggGCGACAAATCTGTGGAAAATGAACTAGAAACCACCTTTGAAGACGACGCTAACTTTCTGCAGGATTTGGATTTGGTCATATTAGC TGCCAGTAGTGAGAACTATAAACGTTACTGCCAATTACTGCGTAAGGAATATGAGCATATGAGCGATGTGGATTATAAAAATATGCGTTTGAag GTGCTGCAAACATTACTAAGcataccaaatattttttcaacaacgGAATTTCAAACACGCTATGAAGCCGCAGCTCGTGCTAATATGAAAGATGAAATAAGCACTCTTAAA ATCTGTACGTAA
- the LOC105231957 gene encoding uncharacterized protein LOC105231957 gives MSANITTVGTTVGTTIGTTIATTIATHLQNVTVSKSSDPSNNQTTPFYNNNSTSTTGFNNSYTIPCCQIQFPTDPTIITYDNYWYWDEIFYLYIMVFLLFAIGAVYAARLRAKRLEAQKQRARLRAQGSGNPCNPPPNGDCAGNAAPRIDNPPTYESAMANYLDAKQQLRQMEEGALAGANAMTASTTTIETCVSDIGQSHTDLTHNTNDATPTGSVVLNTASETPKQPLQ, from the exons ATGTCGGCAAACATTACCACGGTCGGTACAACAGTCGGTACAACGATCGGTACAACCATCGCCACGACTATCGCCACACATTTACAGAATGTCACCGTGAGCAAAAGCTCCGATCCGTCTAATAATCAAACTACACCATTCTACAATAACAATTCAACATCAACTACCGGCTTTAATAATTCATATACAATACCGTGTTGCCAAATTCAATTTCCCACCGACCCGACCATTATTACATATGACAATTATTGGTACTgggatgaaatattttatttatatattatggtTTTCCTTCTGTTTGCCATTGGAGCGGTTTAT GCAGCCCGTCTACGTGCAAAACGCTTAGAGGCACAAAAGCAAAGAG CTCGTCTACGCGCCCAAGGTAGTGGTAATCCATGCAACCCACCGCCCAACGGAGACTGCGCAGGCAACGCAGCGCCCAGAATCGACAATCCGCCAACATATGAGTCCGCTATGGCAAATTACCTCGACGCAAAGCAACAGTTGCGTCAGATGGAGGAAGGTGCCTTAGCTGGTGCCAATGCTATGACTGCTTCCACAACAACAATCGAAACGTGTGTCTCTGATATTGGCCAAAGTCATACCGACTTGACACACAATACAAACGATGCCACACCCACAGGCAGCGTTGTGCTCAACACAGCCAGCGAAACACCAAAGCAGCCGCTGCAGTga
- the LOC105231936 gene encoding NEDD4-binding protein 1 isoform X2: MRIDRKQKQKRIRRRGSKRNNNKSIGATLATANDPNAAFLTKQKRKRNRIKARKKFQRLSAKEKLAAQKILAQSLNNGQSESKDSGPSNPQIVSAMKRRLQLRNKRLNRSTTSRDVTSASQRVTKKLLRTIRRRQLQNQNKSKLQRSLRTKLNMANKCAAPTSNLHKGELEEGEIISDDEISNVNLTANTSTDNDDDCICVEPQIEQIIIDDDLPNTSRSKAKKNNSSGYVSIIQRINGRGTQDAGKLLTSTPCGGAAARNSSQNSVEDFTDLTTLFYEDVSRINTLDSIRSEDTFSNYTQTSKVVGNPKSNSRNRRRNKKKNHTVTSKDVIVLDDTVNDSTLRPASNTVNSKNQDVEMDDSVIFISETTRKSNSFSSALDFVPLSSEDVPNPIVVPVSPPRTPRKAAVKSGLFTTSEKKALLAYNNNTYNPNADDPKASAQQSKKRLILIDGCNVAFNHALNREFSVKGLKICIDYFEKMGHEVKAVVPQFRMHKCSDSAAMFELHGMGKIVVTPCKNLPGKFTISYDDRFVLQLAAEMDAAIVSNDNYRDLINENAAFKKLIENRVIGFTWCNDLFMVAKDPYGKWGPSLQTILNRT, from the exons ATGCGAATTGAtcgcaagcaaaaacaaaaaaggattAGGCGAAGGGGCTCCAAacgtaataataacaaaagcatTGGTGCTACTCTTGCCACAGCTAACGATCCCAATGCAGCTTTTTTGACCAAACAGAAGCGTAAACGAAATAGAATAAAAGCGCGCAAAAAGTTCCAGCGATTGTCAGCAAAAGAAAAACTAGCAGCTCAAAAAATATTAGCACAAAGCTTGAACAACGGACAATCAGAGTCAAAAGACAGCGGTCCAAGTAACCCACAAATAGTTAGTGCAATG aaGCGCCGTTTACAGTTACGAAATAAGCGACTGAACCGAAGCACTACAAGCAGAGATGTAACGAGTGCCAGCCAGAGAGTTACCAAAAAGCTTCTGCGGACCATCAGACGACGTCAgttacaaaatcaaaataaatcaaaattacaGCGTAGTTTGAGAACTAAACTAAATATGGCTAATAAATGCGCCGCTCCAACGTCCAACTTGCACAAAGGCGAACTTGAAGAAGGCGAAATAATCTCGGATGACGAGATTAGTAATGTTAACTTAACTGCGAACACGTCCACCGATAATGATGATGACTGCATATGTGTTGAGCCACAAATCGAGCAAATCATCATTGATGACGATCTGCCCAACACATCGCGttcgaaagcaaaaaaaaacaattcttcCGGCTATGTTTCCATAATACAGCGTATAAATGGGCGCGGCACTCAAGACGCCGGCAAGTTACTCACTTCAACGCCTTGCGGCGGCGCAGCAGCACGAAATTCTTCACAAAATAGTGTAGAAGATTTCACCGATTTAACTACCTTGTTCTACGAAGATGTCTCTAGAATTAATACTCTAGACAGTATTAGATCGGAGGACACTTTCTCGAATTATACGCAAACGTCGAAAGTAGTTGGGAATCCAAAGTCGAACTCCAGAAACcgtagaagaaataaaaagaaaaatcacacGGTTACATCGAAAGATGTCATAGTTCTGGATGACACCGTTAATGATTCCACGCTGAGACCTGCATCAAATAcagtaaatagcaaaaatcaaGATGTGGAGATGGACGATTCCGTGATTTTCATCAGCGAAACCACACGCAAATCAAATAGCTTCTCGTCTGCATTAGATTTTGTGCCGCTCAGTAGTGAAGATGTGCCAAAT CCTATTGTAGTTCCGGTGAGTCCGCCACGCACGCCGAGAAAAGCGGCTGTGAAAAGTGGCCTCTTTACAACCAGCGAGAAAAAAGCATTGCTGGCgtacaataacaacacataCAATCCAAATGCTGATGATCCAAAAGCGTCAGCGCAACAATCCAAGAAACGCTTAATACTCATCGATGGCTGTAATGTGGCATTTAA CCACGCCCTTAACAGAGAATTTTCAGTAAAGGGTTTGAAAATTTGCATTGATTACTTTGAAAAAATGGGTCATGAAGTCAAGGCGGTCGTACCGCAATTTCGTATGCATAAATGTTCCGACTCCGCCGCCATGTTCGAATTGCACGGAATGGGCAAAATTGTGGTTACACCATGTAAAAATCTGCCGGGAAAATTCACCATTAGTTATGACGATCG TTTTGTCTTGCAGCTCGCTGCTGAAATGGATGCAGCGATTGTCTCCAATGACAACTACCGAGATCTCATAAACGAAAATGCCgcatttaaaaaactaattgaGAATCGCGTTATCGGCTTTACCTGGTGCAATGACTTATTTATGGTTGCCAAAGACCCGTACGGCAAGTGGGGACCCTCATTGCAAACTATTTTGAATAGAACGTAA
- the LOC105231936 gene encoding NEDD4-binding protein 1 isoform X1 produces MRIDRKQKQKRIRRRGSKRNNNKSIGATLATANDPNAAFLTKQKRKRNRIKARKKFQRLSAKEKLAAQKILAQSLNNGQSESKDSGPSNPQIVSAMTQADDTPTTSTKRKSGSFNKFRDNTKRRLQLRNKRLNRSTTSRDVTSASQRVTKKLLRTIRRRQLQNQNKSKLQRSLRTKLNMANKCAAPTSNLHKGELEEGEIISDDEISNVNLTANTSTDNDDDCICVEPQIEQIIIDDDLPNTSRSKAKKNNSSGYVSIIQRINGRGTQDAGKLLTSTPCGGAAARNSSQNSVEDFTDLTTLFYEDVSRINTLDSIRSEDTFSNYTQTSKVVGNPKSNSRNRRRNKKKNHTVTSKDVIVLDDTVNDSTLRPASNTVNSKNQDVEMDDSVIFISETTRKSNSFSSALDFVPLSSEDVPNPIVVPVSPPRTPRKAAVKSGLFTTSEKKALLAYNNNTYNPNADDPKASAQQSKKRLILIDGCNVAFNHALNREFSVKGLKICIDYFEKMGHEVKAVVPQFRMHKCSDSAAMFELHGMGKIVVTPCKNLPGKFTISYDDRFVLQLAAEMDAAIVSNDNYRDLINENAAFKKLIENRVIGFTWCNDLFMVAKDPYGKWGPSLQTILNRT; encoded by the exons ATGCGAATTGAtcgcaagcaaaaacaaaaaaggattAGGCGAAGGGGCTCCAAacgtaataataacaaaagcatTGGTGCTACTCTTGCCACAGCTAACGATCCCAATGCAGCTTTTTTGACCAAACAGAAGCGTAAACGAAATAGAATAAAAGCGCGCAAAAAGTTCCAGCGATTGTCAGCAAAAGAAAAACTAGCAGCTCAAAAAATATTAGCACAAAGCTTGAACAACGGACAATCAGAGTCAAAAGACAGCGGTCCAAGTAACCCACAAATAGTTAGTGCAATG ACTCAAGCAGACGATACGCCCACAACTAGCACAAAACGCAAAAGCGGTAGCTTCAACAAATTTCGCGATAATACG aaGCGCCGTTTACAGTTACGAAATAAGCGACTGAACCGAAGCACTACAAGCAGAGATGTAACGAGTGCCAGCCAGAGAGTTACCAAAAAGCTTCTGCGGACCATCAGACGACGTCAgttacaaaatcaaaataaatcaaaattacaGCGTAGTTTGAGAACTAAACTAAATATGGCTAATAAATGCGCCGCTCCAACGTCCAACTTGCACAAAGGCGAACTTGAAGAAGGCGAAATAATCTCGGATGACGAGATTAGTAATGTTAACTTAACTGCGAACACGTCCACCGATAATGATGATGACTGCATATGTGTTGAGCCACAAATCGAGCAAATCATCATTGATGACGATCTGCCCAACACATCGCGttcgaaagcaaaaaaaaacaattcttcCGGCTATGTTTCCATAATACAGCGTATAAATGGGCGCGGCACTCAAGACGCCGGCAAGTTACTCACTTCAACGCCTTGCGGCGGCGCAGCAGCACGAAATTCTTCACAAAATAGTGTAGAAGATTTCACCGATTTAACTACCTTGTTCTACGAAGATGTCTCTAGAATTAATACTCTAGACAGTATTAGATCGGAGGACACTTTCTCGAATTATACGCAAACGTCGAAAGTAGTTGGGAATCCAAAGTCGAACTCCAGAAACcgtagaagaaataaaaagaaaaatcacacGGTTACATCGAAAGATGTCATAGTTCTGGATGACACCGTTAATGATTCCACGCTGAGACCTGCATCAAATAcagtaaatagcaaaaatcaaGATGTGGAGATGGACGATTCCGTGATTTTCATCAGCGAAACCACACGCAAATCAAATAGCTTCTCGTCTGCATTAGATTTTGTGCCGCTCAGTAGTGAAGATGTGCCAAAT CCTATTGTAGTTCCGGTGAGTCCGCCACGCACGCCGAGAAAAGCGGCTGTGAAAAGTGGCCTCTTTACAACCAGCGAGAAAAAAGCATTGCTGGCgtacaataacaacacataCAATCCAAATGCTGATGATCCAAAAGCGTCAGCGCAACAATCCAAGAAACGCTTAATACTCATCGATGGCTGTAATGTGGCATTTAA CCACGCCCTTAACAGAGAATTTTCAGTAAAGGGTTTGAAAATTTGCATTGATTACTTTGAAAAAATGGGTCATGAAGTCAAGGCGGTCGTACCGCAATTTCGTATGCATAAATGTTCCGACTCCGCCGCCATGTTCGAATTGCACGGAATGGGCAAAATTGTGGTTACACCATGTAAAAATCTGCCGGGAAAATTCACCATTAGTTATGACGATCG TTTTGTCTTGCAGCTCGCTGCTGAAATGGATGCAGCGATTGTCTCCAATGACAACTACCGAGATCTCATAAACGAAAATGCCgcatttaaaaaactaattgaGAATCGCGTTATCGGCTTTACCTGGTGCAATGACTTATTTATGGTTGCCAAAGACCCGTACGGCAAGTGGGGACCCTCATTGCAAACTATTTTGAATAGAACGTAA